The following proteins are encoded in a genomic region of Streptomyces lunaelactis:
- a CDS encoding DUF3303 domain-containing protein, translating into MISWFERAQGSPAEYENAQKRILEVFGQWKEPEGFNVESFVIRVGEWGGHMLVECDDPLSVHKFCSTFPAFEFQARPVIAVQDAVRAELEVIAWRDGLD; encoded by the coding sequence ATGATCAGCTGGTTCGAGCGGGCGCAAGGTTCACCGGCAGAGTATGAGAATGCCCAAAAGCGGATCCTTGAAGTGTTCGGCCAGTGGAAGGAACCTGAGGGCTTCAACGTCGAATCATTTGTGATCCGGGTGGGTGAATGGGGTGGACACATGCTGGTGGAGTGCGATGATCCACTCAGTGTGCACAAGTTCTGCTCGACCTTCCCCGCCTTCGAGTTTCAGGCTCGACCGGTCATTGCGGTGCAAGATGCTGTCCGAGCCGAGCTCGAGGTAATCGCATGGCGCGACGGACTCGACTGA
- a CDS encoding helix-turn-helix domain-containing protein — MKWNLRMVAAQRDIWRPTELLAAFRAVGFSPSLSKTSALWGGNPVTVRLDDLDMICAALECTVEDLMRAEPVATHVESSEGEVAQAAGEVPSPRSGPVRPLPRRDGPRRLMPPN, encoded by the coding sequence GTGAAGTGGAACCTGCGCATGGTCGCGGCCCAGCGGGACATCTGGCGGCCCACCGAGCTTCTGGCCGCTTTCCGGGCGGTGGGCTTCTCGCCGTCGCTCAGCAAGACCTCGGCTCTGTGGGGCGGGAACCCGGTGACGGTCCGGCTCGATGATCTCGACATGATCTGCGCGGCCTTGGAATGCACCGTGGAGGACCTGATGCGGGCCGAACCCGTCGCCACGCATGTGGAGTCGAGCGAGGGCGAGGTGGCCCAGGCCGCGGGCGAGGTGCCTTCGCCGCGGTCGGGGCCGGTGCGGCCACTCCCGCGCCGGGACGGTCCACGCAGGCTGATGCCCCCGAACTGA
- a CDS encoding transposase, whose translation MQEKSVITREIAVAGGAEFLCRSGARHIPLIIKRLPDGSYLSTFGMEKLPVRIIEAWITVTYQDGTVCREQWRLATSLTDHTRYPARELVDLYHERWQVETKI comes from the coding sequence TTGCAGGAGAAGTCTGTCATCACCCGCGAGATCGCGGTAGCCGGAGGGGCTGAGTTCCTGTGCCGGTCCGGTGCCCGACACATCCCGCTGATCATCAAGCGTCTACCGGACGGCTCATACCTGTCGACATTCGGCATGGAGAAGCTGCCAGTACGGATTATCGAGGCGTGGATCACTGTGACGTACCAGGACGGCACCGTATGCCGGGAGCAGTGGCGCCTGGCGACCAGCCTGACGGACCATACCCGGTATCCCGCCCGTGAGCTGGTTGATCTTTACCACGAGAGGTGGCAGGTCGAGACGAAAATCTGA